One part of the Mariniflexile litorale genome encodes these proteins:
- a CDS encoding outer membrane beta-barrel protein: MRHLKNKLRASKKTVLLALFLISTVSYTYAQSGTGFGLKGGLNYNGNGKYFESIGDNAQNPDRNVGYHIGLFGKIGNQIYFKPELVYTSTKSDYDDDSFKMQKLDAPLLVGVKVLGPLSVFGGPSLQYILDTEFDGISVNDVEDEFSVGLNFGIGLNFNKLGIDLRYERGFSENEATFLNNNGIGTSRIDTRPDQLILSLSLLL, translated from the coding sequence ATGAGACATTTAAAAAACAAATTGAGAGCTAGTAAAAAAACAGTTTTACTGGCATTATTTTTAATATCGACAGTATCATACACTTACGCACAATCTGGTACTGGGTTTGGTTTAAAAGGAGGATTAAATTATAATGGTAATGGTAAATATTTTGAATCTATTGGTGATAATGCACAAAACCCAGATAGAAATGTGGGCTACCATATTGGACTATTTGGAAAAATAGGCAACCAAATTTATTTTAAACCCGAACTTGTTTACACCAGTACGAAAAGTGATTATGATGATGATAGTTTTAAAATGCAGAAATTAGATGCTCCTTTATTAGTGGGTGTAAAAGTATTAGGACCACTTAGTGTTTTTGGAGGTCCATCACTGCAATATATTTTAGATACTGAATTTGACGGTATTTCTGTAAATGACGTTGAGGATGAATTCTCGGTTGGGTTGAATTTTGGAATTGGTCTTAATTTTAATAAATTGGGAATAGATTTAAGGTACGAACGTGGTTTTAGTGAAAATGAAGCTACTTTTTTAAATAATAACGGCATTGGAACGAGTAGAATAGATACGAGACCCGACCAGTTAATTTTAAGTTTATCTTTATTACTATAA
- a CDS encoding RNA-binding S4 domain-containing protein, with translation MRIDKYLWCVRYYKTRTIATTACKKGHVRVNKEIVKPSREVYPLDIIELRKDQINYRLTVNDIPESRVGAKLVDLYRTDTTPKEQFDAQELLKYSKDYYRKKGVGRPTKKDRRDIDGFTDESPLKDEDSEE, from the coding sequence ATGCGTATAGATAAGTATTTATGGTGTGTTAGATATTACAAAACAAGAACAATTGCAACAACGGCTTGTAAAAAAGGGCATGTTCGTGTAAACAAAGAGATTGTAAAACCCAGCAGAGAAGTATATCCTTTGGATATTATTGAATTGAGAAAAGACCAAATAAATTATCGCCTTACGGTTAATGATATTCCTGAAAGTAGAGTTGGCGCCAAACTAGTTGATCTATATAGAACAGATACCACGCCTAAAGAACAGTTTGATGCGCAAGAACTTTTAAAATACTCGAAAGATTATTATAGAAAAAAAGGTGTTGGTAGACCTACTAAAAAAGACAGAAGAGACATTGATGGTTTTACAGATGAATCACCTTTAAAGGATGAGGATTCAGAAGAATAA
- a CDS encoding phosphoribosyltransferase family protein: MNVTNNVILNHDEINHKIRRIAFQIYESNVNEKEVILAGIDSNGYIFAKKLKTVLQKISDINPILCKVSIDKKNPHLPIKTSIQPEDYENKSLILVDDVLNSGTTLIYGVKHFLNVPLKQFKTAVLVNRNHKKYPVKADFKGISLSTSLHEHVNVVLDGKKFEVSLE, from the coding sequence ATGAACGTTACAAACAATGTGATATTAAACCACGATGAGATTAACCATAAAATAAGACGTATTGCGTTTCAAATTTATGAAAGTAATGTCAATGAAAAAGAGGTCATTTTAGCTGGTATAGATAGTAACGGCTACATTTTTGCGAAAAAATTAAAAACCGTCCTTCAAAAAATATCAGACATCAACCCTATTCTATGCAAAGTGAGTATTGATAAAAAAAATCCTCATTTGCCCATAAAAACGTCTATCCAACCAGAAGATTATGAAAACAAATCGTTAATATTGGTTGATGATGTTTTAAATTCTGGCACCACATTAATATATGGTGTAAAACATTTTTTAAATGTGCCGTTAAAACAATTTAAAACGGCCGTTTTAGTAAACAGAAACCATAAAAAGTATCCTGTTAAAGCCGATTTTAAAGGCATTTCACTTTCAACCTCTTTACACGAGCACGTTAATGTTGTGTTAGATGGTAAAAAATTTGAAGTTTCTTTAGAATAG
- a CDS encoding shikimate kinase, whose translation MIVILIGYMASGKSTLGRILAKKLNYEFLDLDDFIEKKENSAIKDIFKSKGEIHFRKLETHYLKELLDSKNNLVLSLGGGTPCYSNNMNTILNAKNAKSIYLKASIPTLIARLKNEKSKRPLIAHIETDDLLTEFIGKHLFERSQFYSLANVTITTNNKVESDIVEELVLELF comes from the coding sequence ATGATTGTGATTTTAATTGGATATATGGCTTCTGGAAAGTCGACTTTAGGTAGGATTTTGGCAAAAAAATTAAATTATGAGTTTTTAGATTTGGATGATTTTATTGAAAAAAAGGAAAATTCGGCAATAAAAGATATTTTTAAATCAAAAGGAGAAATTCATTTTAGAAAGTTAGAAACGCATTATTTAAAAGAATTACTGGATTCTAAAAATAATTTGGTGCTGTCTTTAGGAGGTGGTACACCGTGTTATAGTAATAATATGAATACCATTTTAAATGCGAAGAATGCAAAAAGTATTTATTTAAAAGCATCTATACCTACTTTAATTGCTAGATTGAAAAATGAAAAAAGCAAACGGCCATTAATTGCACATATTGAAACAGACGATTTGTTAACAGAGTTTATAGGAAAACATCTTTTTGAACGTTCTCAATTTTATAGTTTGGCAAATGTAACAATAACAACCAATAACAAAGTAGAAAGTGATATAGTAGAAGAATTAGTGTTGGAGCTATTCTAA
- a CDS encoding transposase: MTTKANDCHTIGGFYGVNGKKLQRQYRDYLSEFKDWKDKPHAKEWLIFPENIGRCLSIDETALSKGELYTIITNKSAKGKKGAIVAILAGTKVEPIIKQLLKIPKSLRDKVKEITLDMAHSMKIIAKKCFPKAIQVTDRFHVT, translated from the coding sequence ATAACTACCAAGGCTAACGACTGTCATACTATTGGTGGTTTCTATGGTGTTAATGGTAAAAAACTACAAAGACAGTACCGAGATTATCTAAGTGAGTTTAAAGACTGGAAAGATAAGCCTCATGCTAAAGAGTGGTTAATTTTTCCTGAGAATATAGGCAGGTGTTTATCGATTGATGAAACAGCGCTTTCTAAAGGAGAGCTCTACACCATCATTACTAACAAAAGTGCTAAAGGAAAGAAAGGGGCTATTGTTGCCATACTAGCAGGTACTAAGGTGGAACCAATTATCAAGCAGCTCCTTAAAATCCCCAAGTCTCTTAGGGATAAAGTAAAAGAGATTACTTTGGATATGGCACATTCCATGAAAATCATTGCAAAGAAATGTTTTCCTAAAGCCATACAGGTCACGGATCGTTTCCATGTAACCTAA
- a CDS encoding transposase, with translation MDPYLDLLKLILPELLVNHFDIAKHEIKDGVVHLYFEEKIATPKEEKHRVLIAHGFHKAITIQDFPLRGKTVYLHIKRRRWLDKKTKEIVQRDWDLVAQGTRMTVEFAAFLKLLNNYQG, from the coding sequence TTGGATCCCTACTTAGATTTACTAAAGTTAATATTACCAGAATTATTAGTCAACCATTTTGATATTGCTAAACATGAAATAAAAGATGGAGTCGTCCATCTTTATTTTGAAGAGAAGATAGCTACTCCTAAAGAAGAAAAACATCGAGTTTTAATAGCTCATGGCTTTCATAAAGCGATCACTATTCAGGATTTTCCTTTAAGAGGCAAAACAGTTTACCTTCATATTAAACGCCGTCGTTGGTTAGACAAGAAGACCAAAGAAATTGTTCAAAGAGATTGGGATTTAGTAGCACAGGGAACTCGTATGACCGTAGAGTTCGCTGCTTTTTTAAAACTACTTAATAACTACCAAGGCTAA